A segment of the Sander lucioperca isolate FBNREF2018 chromosome 7, SLUC_FBN_1.2, whole genome shotgun sequence genome:
aaaagcgaCTAGcaacaaatctggcgactttctgtagaaaagacgCCAGTATTGTATAATAATTACTAGAGACATGTCTCCTGCAGCCCTCTCACTACTACTTTTGCATAAAACAATAACCTATAGCCTATTAGGGTTTTATAAAACGCTTCAGTAAAATATTTTAATGACCTAGTCATTGCTAAAAGTACCCTAGGAGCATGGGCTCATACACATCAAATAGGTAGTATTAGGACAGCTGATTTTAAAATCTTACTAAATACCCTGTGTGGTTCATTTAGCAAGGAACTACTAGGCGATCTGAACGCATCTTGAGGTGAAACAAAGAATGAGAaagagtgacagagaaaacCAGCTTAACAGAGAGCTGGCTTTAAAGTAATGAATTGGGTCATCAGGGAAACCAAAGGTATTAAATGAGAAaactggaggagaggaaacacaaGAAAGGCAGACATGTCCATTAAACCTTCCGGAAAACTTGATAAGATTCCCAGTTGCAGCATCAGTGACcactctcctttcctttcctctccctgtctcccacCAGCCATTCTCTCCCTCTGATTTCCCAACCTGCAAAGTCCATCAGGACCTGAGAGGAGGAACCCAGTCCCTCTCATATCACAGCCCCTGAAAAACAATCCACCTGAACAAAAGAGAGACAGCTGCTCAGGAGCAGGGAACTTGATCTGAAGAGCCTGGATGCTGCCGTAAAAGAAAGGAGAGATGGGGGTGGTTCACACTCAGCCCCTCCACGAGCAAGGACTTTCTGTGCATTTTGTACACGGAAAGTGTCACCCTTATCCCTAAATCTGCCATATGTACTCCAATCTGGGAATggttaagaagaagaaaaatctcGCCTTCCGTGAAAATAAATAGCTGAATTTCGTAGATGGATCGTACTGTTTTTCCTGACCTTTCCTCATCAGGCCAAAATATCCAGTTGTACAGAAACCCATGATATAGACTATGCTTACGCAATGCGCAAATGAAAAGAAATCCTATCTAACTAAAGTGATCAAAAActgcattaaaacatgatttataaaatcatgcataCAATTATTAGTAGCTTAACATTCTATACAAAAAtgatgtataaaggctttaggtccccctacacgttattgtaggcccagtttattatgcaacttctttttgtcccattattttttctcattttaatgctcttatcaacatgatacgatacttttaaaacggtgcctgaaccgaaagatttatatatatatatatatatatatttaaaaaaggagcaccttgttcaattctatttgtctgttctgtatgttcaaaaatataaaacaataaaaagttgatctaaaaaaaaagagcacaaaacggcgaaaacaaccactggataagaaaagggtattttacaacaactttgaatgcaccacgaggctggcgaggcaaGGCTGAGTCTGTTTTTCAGCAGCTACAgtcatcagagagaagcgcaggcatttcagtggcaccgaaatccgtgttgctattcggtccggtagataaccgttgttaaggcaccggtgccgtattagcactgGGTCTCGGACCACCCCCGCccccaaaataaaaactctttggatctacacgattcacgtggatgacattttcccattcaaaatggcgattttcgccgaaaaagcgactagtttgcagatatgtactactctttggccatctcgcaagcccaaacaagtgtgttttgtttccggtctaactagatccggtgtggtgttgtagtttttctaaccttactagttgttgcaacagcatgtgaaaaaaactacaaaaatttttttgctatgccaaaaagaacgttaatctcgcaataaaaaaattgacgctgttaaaatgggtttgcgttaatgcTGTTactaacgcgtttaactgacagcacttatatacacatatatcaaGTAAAAAAGTATGCACATTATTACACTGtcatatgataaatatgtatcCATTGTGTGGTATACACTGTCCTGTATTGTTTTGAGTGGAGAATAAAAGTTGAGGTTTGACAGTTTGGAAGAAGTATTACTAATTAAACATGTAATCTTTGTGGTGCTCTTGAGCCGCATGCGGCtttttgcctgctcctgtgaggctcttactgtgtggctgggggctgtgtttgTGAAACATATTTCAGATGAgtcaaaacacatttgaatgcatctgccaatactgccaattaTTGCCAATAACGTTGCCAGTAAttgtaacataaaaaaacaatgcagcaGAGATTTGAAGACAGATTGTGCAAcctgagaaaaagaaaaaaaatgaccacagatcaccttcctcattgACCCTTTCACTGCTCAATCAGATAGTTTGAAAGCCCTTTAGACATATGATGACTAGACTTTCTGAGGATGACAGACTGAAATCTGTGTTGAGAGAAGGTAATGAAGTAATGTTTGCATTAACCTATGTCTATGAATCTGTGTATTCTACACTGAAACAAGTGAAGTCAAAACATTGTTCTGTTAATAAGGACACTCAGACTAAAAGAGTCGCTTCGAGTTGCCATAACCGAGTACAAGCCAGCcatgaaaaggattgtggataacaaagactgtcaggtttcccactgagtcagtctaggtaagaaaaaaactatcaaaactgctatgtattatgactgtcattagatctggaagtcactgctgctgttgtgtggacgtgcatgtgttgtgtggctctttgctatggtgcgtttttcttggctctttatgctgaactggttggccacccctgataTAATAGATAAGTTAACtgttgttaaagtgctcatattatgctttttggctttttccctttcctttattgtgttatatatatttttgtgcacgttataggtttacaaagtgaaaaagcccaaagtccaccccaaagggacttaccatctccaacagaaaacactgttcacaaactgctccaaacagctctattgtagtccagcctttacttcagagacaaacactttgtaacacatgttataatgctcgcctagctgctagcatggcacgccctcatactctgcttctgactggctagtagtccttacctaggtactgtcagggcccgccctcatactctgcttctgactggctagtagtccttacctaggtactgtcagggcacgccctcatactctgcttctgactggctagtagtccttacctaggtactgtcagggcccgccctcatactctgcttctgactggctagtagtccttacctaccTACTGTCAgagcacgccctcatactctgcttctgactggctagtagtccttacctagctactgtcaggacacgccctcatactctgcttctgactggctagtagtccttacctagctactgagcatgtgcgactcccaacaaagatggaacagaagtgagatgtctcactctgtagctaaaacagagagctcaacacacagggtgaaaagaggagctgcagcaatgtgcagtacaacaaaaatatgttgtgtgttttttttttttttttttaattaaaccatgtaaacctattctgatataacctctaaatgcaattatgaacctgaaaatgagcataatatgagcactttaagactgCTGACATTCAGGTTGTAtattaaacatactgtattttttgtaaatcattcattcattcattcattcactgaaagaaccaagcaggcctgtgtAACAGGTGATGAAGACAGTCCTATGTATTTTACCAAAATATACTATTATTtccattaaatattttattttggggATTTTACCTCATGCCTGTGTGTTTTTCAAGTGCGACTATGTGTGTGGACGTGATCAGCGTGATGACTGAGGTACATGCGTGCACGCTCAGGCCAGAGCCGTTACTGATATGACCGGAGAGGATCTAACCAGATGTAGCGACCACACAAGTTATGTCCTGTCTGTTTGTTCGAACCACAGagtaaagcagaaaatccaGCACTGTCTGCTGCCTCATCTGTCGCCAGAACACGACGCAGAGATATAAAAAAAAGGGGGTGAGCAAACACCCACGGGTTACACCTGCTTTGTTGCACGATCCAGCGTgttgtcaggctttatcctggcaATATACTTCCGTTGCACCAGACTAGATGAAATGTAACACCAAGATTATTGGCTGTCAAACTTTGAGAATTCGAAAGCCAGTGTCTCTGTCGAGCAGGGCCAATGCAGCATCTCAGTTTTATCAGAATGTAAGTCATGGGACATCCagtttttcacagcagacaagCAGGCCTCTAGTTTACAGTAATAGCAGTAGCCATGGTCGTACCCACCATTTCACCATTGTCACAAGGTCcagaccttttttattttaaatgttggtGCTGTAAATATATTGTACAATGCCAAGATCACTGACTTGCTCATCTGATAACCGTGGGTGGGTGGtgaacagtggtggaatgtggaaagtacatttactccaacactgtacttaagtacaaatttgaggtacttgtactcaGAGAgatatattgtactttttactcttatacctttagttactagtttctttacaaattaagatttttccgtgcaaaacacatgtagttaatAAAGtacaatttttttattataattaaactacccaacagtatataactcacaagtccagctgaaatgattagcccaTTAAACACTTTTTCAATTCACTTTTCAATGCAGGACGTTTACTtgtttacttgagtattttttacagtgtggtattagtacttttactcaagtaaaggatctgaatccTTCTTCCACCACAGGTGGTGAAGTGGATAATCTCGTCGGTAACAGGGCTTAAAGTGAAATCAATTCCTGAGCCTGAAACTTATTTTTCTTTTCGAAGAATTGCACATTTTAAGTACAATTTTTGTTTTGGATCAATTTTACAATTTCCTTTCAATTGTACAAAAAAATTAGGTGTAAATGTTTCAGTTCACTATTGTTGCTCCCACTTTGTCTGACGAAAGTGGGAGCAACAATAGTGAACTGAATCAAAGAGGAAGCCTCTTCATTTACAAGAACAAAATCCACTGAAGTCCCATTCACCTTGTCTCACTCACCATCAACGGAAATTTTCTGTTTAATGTGATTTATAATGCATAACGCTAAGTACTCTACAGAGGTTACATTGCTAGGGACGCTGTGTTCCAACCGTAGAGATGGAAAAGACTATTTTCTTTAGGAGAAGCAATACAATCAATACAATcctttttaaattaatattttgtgtcaaattattgatttatttggtaaGTAGCTGTGTAATAAGCGGGATGATGTAGAGCGAGCCGGTCATTAAAGCGAATACAACCCCTTCAGGCTGATCTCTACAGTATCCCTTACATAACCATAACAAACATATGAGTTGTTGCTTGGGGCCATCAGATGGACAAGTTGAAATTAAATgagcaattattttttttaaactaataacAGTGTTCAACAAGAACAGGTGAGTGAAGTGGACAGCTAAGGCTAAATATTTGTTAATTAACATATGATGTACATAAAAAGCAGTTTTCATAGCCTTAATATTTTTGGAACAAACAAGCTAGCACATCCCTGTTAGATAGTAAATGATCTTAGAATCTATTACTGTATTGTTGTATCCATTCAATAAATATTTCCCAAATGATGAGTTTGCATTGGGTAAAAAAAAGGCCTGTTGATGTCTTGGCATTAGAtgcatagcatagcatagcatttttaaatatatgaGGCCAAATGACGTTCCTTCTCGTAACATCTCCCAAATATTTGCTAAATATGACCCAGCTGAGCTTTATAGGGAATCTGAGAATCACGTGATAGTTGGTCATAGAACTTGAGCACTATCATCAGATTTGAGCCATTATTTTCATAATGCTGGACCTTGCTGAAGGGCTTTGGGTGTTGTACTCAAGTGACCAATGATTTTAACGTTACTTCTGTTCGCTGCAGACCTTGAGCAGAAAACAAGTCTCACTCACAGTACAGTTTTTAAAACACAGTATAGTATAAGcattcttatttttttcaacattctcaataacaataacaaatcatattttcacatgtttttatttaaaagatcaGTATATCACATGGCTGATACATAGGGACAAATTTAGAGTTGCCTATTGACATAGTCTGCATATATTAGGAATGTgggaggaaaccggagcacccggtgGAACCCCACACAGCTCCGCTGATAAGACACATCAGCGGGGCTACAGCAGTGTCTGATTCCAGGTCTCATGTGACCGCAGATCTGTCGAAGGTCTCAGGAGTGAAGAAAGCTTCGTCCCAGTCTCGATCAGCATCGGCATCTTCATCACTGGAGATGTCGGTGTGTAAATATCCATCACTGGAACTTTCCGGAAGTGAATCTTTCTGTATTGCAGTGTGTGACTCTGTCTTGATGCCAGTCTGGGGTGGAGGTCCATCAAAATGTGTTGAAGTGGTTCCATTGCAGTGAAAGTGTTTAATATTCACGGCCACTGTCTCATTATCAGAACCATCTTCATCATCGATAACTGGAATATACTCTCCATCAGAGAAGTTGGCATCACCAGAAATTGGAATGTACTCTCCCTCAGAAAGGTAAGAGGTGTCTGGCTCCATAGAGTGTTCTTGTGGCTCCTGTTCTTCATAACTGGAACTGACACTGTAAGAATCTTCAGCACTTGAAGTCCAAGATGGCTGTCTATGTAAATGAGCTCTTAAAGCTGCACATTGACGAATATAGTGGTATGCAGCAGGGTCTGTGTCTTCATGACTGGAGCTATAAGTGCTCGTGACTCCATCGCTTGAGACAGTTGACTCTCTCTCAGTTTCTGAGTTGCTGGGAAAATCATGCGATTCCTCTGAATCATCCCGGGGGGAGACGGTCATCAACTCTAAGGCGTCTTCGGCATAAGAGTTGGTGCCCATGTCCTCATGGTGCAGGTGAAACATTGTAACAAAACAATGTCTTTGGGCTCGCTCAGGCGTGAATCTTGTCTGAGCATCCGTATCAAGCAAACCTTTTAGGAAATGTAAAAATGCCATCCGGTCTTCATACTCAGTGTAGTCATCTACTTCTGCGTAGCACTCTACTGATTTATCCAAATTTCTACCATCATTAAAAATCCACCTTGGATTTCGGGGCTGGACACCAGTTGCCTTTGTGTACTCCCTTGGTGTATTTAGTCTCCATCTGGGATTGGGTGAGCCCTGTTCCCTGCTGAAATACTGCCAGGTGTTCCTCCCAGTGCTCAGCACGTGGTCTTTCGGCTGACCGAGCAGACGGCAAACAGCTTTCATCATGTGGTATGTTGATTGACCAGGGAAGAGGTTGTCGCCAAAATAGAGGAATGCCATGACACATCCCAGTGCCCACATGTCGATGGCTTCAGATATGGGGAGGCCCAGTGTCACCTCTGGGGCTCTGTAGGCACAAGGTTGGACTGTCATTCCAACCTTTACTTTGGATGCTGGAAGTGCCAAACCAAAGTCTATTAATTTTACCCTGAAGGGCTCCTCATGGTGGTTGACAAGCATAACGTTGTCAGGTTTCAGGTCTGTATGGATAATGCCGATAATCTTCAAGGCTTCAAAGGCTACAAGCAGCTGTTGTGTGATCGGGCGGATTTCATGAAGAGATAGTGTTGTCTGTCTCTGGTTCAGTAAGTCCCAAAGGCTCCTGTCCAACATCTCGAAGGCGAGGCAGGATGCGTCTTGAAACATGAAATTGTCGATGAATCTCACCAAGTTCTTCTTCTCTGGGTCAAGAGCCCTGATCTTTGTCAGCATTTCCACTTcttttttaatcatgtgattTTCACTCATTTTATGGATCTTGATGGCCGTAATCTCAGATGTTTTTAAGTTAAGACATTTGGCAACTTTGCCGAAACATCCTTCGCCATTAAAGTCTAGTACAAGGTAGCGTACAGACTTGCTGCAGAGGACGTCAAGCTTTTTTATCTGAAATGGTGCAGGCGCTGACTCCTTGTTGTTTTCACTGTCACTATCTGAGGTTAGGaaagacatttttgttgtcAAATGTTTCCAAACACTTTTCAAGCTGAGTAAAGTTTGAGTAGATTTTGTCTTCTTACTCTTAATGTAATCCAAGGGTAAATGACCAGACTCAGTATCTGCAAGGCTATCCCTTAGGGAGTTGGAATGTGGAACCTTCATGACATCATTATAAGATCATAAGCTTCAAAAGATCACAGGCATCAAAGACAACATCACTGCATTCTAAATTCTaaaattcaaaaaaaaatttctctgtctctctctcttgctctcccactcactctctcccttctcactcactcacccactcactctctctctctctctctctctctctctctctctctctctctctctctctcgcccactcactctctctccctcgcccACTCACTCaatattttttcaaattaaaatgtcttccctgcatgaccattattattatgtgTTGTCAAAAGCACTGCATGAATACTTACATTAGTTTACATAATCAGAACATTGTCAAGAAAAAGGGAAACAtaatgtctctctttctctctgataAATTATActaacttatttattttattaactaaCAACcatggttttattattttattttattagtttgTATATTAGTAACACAGTTATATATTAACATTACAATAATATTAATTCATAATCAGTATATTTATTAGTGTTGTTAGCATTCCTAATAATTAAATAGCATTGCTttatatgtacatatttaaCTTTATCTAGATTAGGGATCTTTAACAGGGCATCCAGGACTCCTAGGTTCGCAAGTAAAAtaaaggatcagttcactactcttattgaattttgggtgttttatttaatttttatagcatttgtcaaaaaaaattgaaatggttttaaaactgTCGGTTATAATCCatctgtcagggttttggtattttgttctgtcttattgtgattttctgttatgttctgtttcctgttttattttgtagtctgtctcccttgtcttgtctagcttacttcctgtctttgtttgtttcccaccttttttgattgttctgccccaccctgatttgttccacctgttgtgtcacctgcctctcgttccctcattaccttgtgtatttagtctctgttctgtccttgtctcttgtcggattaTTGTTTGCTGTTCGGTGTTTCTCGTTTGTCCTTGTCAGTGGATTCTTGTCACTGTTCTGT
Coding sequences within it:
- the LOC116050355 gene encoding homeodomain-interacting protein kinase 2-like yields the protein MKVPHSNSLRDSLADTESGHLPLDYIKSKKTKSTQTLLSLKSVWKHLTTKMSFLTSDSDSENNKESAPAPFQIKKLDVLCSKSVRYLVLDFNGEGCFGKVAKCLNLKTSEITAIKIHKMSENHMIKKEVEMLTKIRALDPEKKNLVRFIDNFMFQDASCLAFEMLDRSLWDLLNQRQTTLSLHEIRPITQQLLVAFEALKIIGIIHTDLKPDNVMLVNHHEEPFRVKLIDFGLALPASKVKVGMTVQPCAYRAPEVTLGLPISEAIDMWALGCVMAFLYFGDNLFPGQSTYHMMKAVCRLLGQPKDHVLSTGRNTWQYFSREQGSPNPRWRLNTPREYTKATGVQPRNPRWIFNDGRNLDKSVECYAEVDDYTEYEDRMAFLHFLKGLLDTDAQTRFTPERAQRHCFVTMFHLHHEDMGTNSYAEDALELMTVSPRDDSEESHDFPSNSETERESTVSSDGVTSTYSSSHEDTDPAAYHYIRQCAALRAHLHRQPSWTSSAEDSYSVSSSYEEQEPQEHSMEPDTSYLSEGEYIPISGDANFSDGEYIPVIDDEDGSDNETVAVNIKHFHCNGTTSTHFDGPPPQTGIKTESHTAIQKDSLPESSSDGYLHTDISSDEDADADRDWDEAFFTPETFDRSAVT